Proteins from a single region of Eublepharis macularius isolate TG4126 chromosome 9, MPM_Emac_v1.0, whole genome shotgun sequence:
- the LOC129336002 gene encoding uncharacterized protein LOC129336002, whose product MYWQKFKCMQPEQPGDDPDARFDRPECVRFLVQGLDDYEVDWEVFSEIVKAAHTEVYPECCPYCEEIADWQKCGCLRCEEEETAEGAKSIRGDEPVTDQKVEPIYEEMQSVHGIQERPEVHEEDVTVPGLLKQKVSQCIQTLYPNMAELNYVAVAEEVKENKFDPDCCRFCNHIAYCQEVPYDEDDEGARADCEDSGDEPEDAVPIEVGEIDPTLDVSDSAKATDPVKEGVKPRIQYLVPDPTDVLIECALLDEVLARGPVGDGPVSFEYEHPPKPRVGKKLKKRRPKTDYCSDTCCDSDYVDDSDRPRLDFCHYSCCNSSDEWSLTETDDNSDIESENVEQGVQTDGVAPKVPPVPTLLNEETMWGPAGDSIESSKDEHYPQPSVGKKLKKRRPLLSYCYENCCYSNSSDDEWRPYAPYCNLSCCKSSDEWSITETDDSDFEPLGTPGGRKGDPELRADGAAPETMTREGN is encoded by the exons ATGTATTGGCAAAAATTCAAATGCATGCAGCCTGAACAACCCGGTGACGATCCGGATGCTAGATTTGACAGACCCGAGTGCGTGCGTTTTTTAGTACAGGGG CTAGATGATTATGAAGTGGATTGGGAGGTGTTTTCCGAAATAGTCAAAGCGGCGCACACAGAAGTGTACCCAGAGTGCTGTCCGTACTGTGAAGAAATAGCAGATTGGCAAAAATGCGGTTGCCTGAgatgtgaggaggaggagacggCTGAGGGAGCGAAAAGCATAAGAGGGGATGAGCCTGTGACAGACCAGAAAGTGGAGCCCATTTATGAAGAAATGCAGAGTGTACACGGTATCCAAGAGCGGCCAGAAGTGCATGAGGAAGACGTCACAGTACCAGGACTGCTGAAACAAAAAGTGTCGCAGTGCATACAGACTCTCTACCCTAAT atGGCGGAGCTGAACTATGTAGCGGTGGCTGAGGAGGTCAAGGAGAACAAGTTTGATCCTGACTGTTGCAGATTTTGCAACCACATAGCATATTGTCAAGAAGTCCcctatgatgaagatgatgagggTGCCAGAGCAGATTGTGAGGACTCAGGGGATGAACCAGAGGATGCTGTCCCCATAGAGGTTGGGGAAATAGATCCAACATTGGATGTTTCTGATAGTGCAAAAGCGACAGACCCGGTGAAAGAAGGCGTAAAGCCGCGCATTCAATACCTGGTCCCAGAT CCAACAGATGTGCTGATCGAGTGTGCTCTACTGGATGAGGTGCTAGCGAGAGGCCCGGTTGGGGATGGTCCGGTCAGCTTTGAGTATGAGCATCCCCCAAAGCCCCGTGTAGGGAAGAAGCTGAAAAAGAGGAGACCTAAGACGGATTACTGCAGTGATACCTGTTGTGATTCTGATTATGTAGATGACTCGGACAGACCGCGCCTGGACTTCTGTCATTATAGTTGCTGCAACTCTTCTGATGAGTGGTCGTTAACAGAAACTGATGATAATAGCGATATTGAGAGTGAAAATGTCGAGCAGGGGGTGCAAACTGATGGTGTCGCACCCAAGGTGCCCCCAGTCCCCACTCTACTGAATGAGGAGACAATGTGGGGCCCTGCTGGGGATAGCATAGAGAGCTCTAAAGATGAGCATTACCCACAGCCCTCTGTAGGGAAGAAGCTGAAAAAGAGGAGACCTCTGCTGAGTTACTGCTATGAAAATTGCTGCTATTCTAACAGCTCAGATGATGAGTGGAGACCATATGCGCCATACTGTAATCTTAGTTGCTGCAAGTCTTCTGATGAATGGTCGATAACTGAAACCGATGATAGTGATTTTGAGCCTTTAGGAACAccaggggggagaaaaggagATCCCGAGTTGCGGGCTGATGGAGCAGCACCCGAGACTATGACCAGAGAAGGaaattga